The sequence TCTGAAGGACCTCCTCCTATTGCCTTAACCTGCCTGAACCCTTTATTCCTCATCAGCATTATTCTCCATCAGATCCCCTCCAAACATACCCGTGTGTGCATATTATCTCAGTTGGCCAGGTTTCTGTCTGACCATGAAATCCACATGTGGAAAGCTCTCCTTGGAAAAGTTTGCTTGGTTCCAAGCCTGTTTTTTTCCTTAGGGTCtgggaaacatttaaaaaaattgcaaaggcATTCTAGTTTGTTTCACAGATGGATTTAATTGTATCTTTCTGCCTTCTCCTGAGCTTTATCTGCTGCAAGTGCTCCCACCCCAGAACCTGTACAAACCCTAGGTTACTTTTATATGCAACAATGTGTGAGAATTACCCTTaagagtataataataataataataataataataataataataataataatttatttatatcccgccagtaaaatgatacaacattctagaatcatttcattataaaatcagttcaaatcagattaatggcaaccattgggctagagttctgtgaggattgccaaaggaaggggtcaggctgtgccctggccaaaggcctggtggaacagctctgtcttgcagaccctgcagaaagatgtcaagtcccgcagggccctagtctcttgtgacagagcgttccaccagattggagccacagccgaaaaagccctgactctggttgaggccagcctaacctctctgtggcccgggacctccaagatgtttttgtttgaagactgtaaggtcctccgtgggacataccaggagaggcggtcccataggtacgagggtcctgggccatatagggctttaaaggttaaaaccagcaccttaaacctgatcctgtactccaccgggacccagtgcagctggtatagcactgggtgaatgtgatcccgcagcgaggaccctgtaaggagtctcgccacggcattctgcacccgctggagtttctgggtcagtcttaagggcagccccatgtagagcgagttacaataatccagtctggaggtgaccgccgcgtggatcacagtggctaggtgaGGGCGAGAGAGgttaggagccaactgcttagcttggcggagatgaaaaaatgccgcctttgttatagctgcaatctgcgcctccatggaaatgGAGGTGTCGatgattacacccaaactcttaacagacggtgctggcactaattgcgcccccacaAGAGATGGAAGTTGCCCCCCCATCCCATATCGTCTCAACCCAGCCAAAGGatcctctgtctttgaagggttTAACTTCAAcaggctcccacgtaaccatccagccacagcttccaaacatctgatcagtgtgtctggggccgagtcaggatggccatccatgaacagatagagttgggtgtcatcagcatactgatggcagcccaacccaaaactccggacaagctgggcgagggggtgcataaagatgttgaaaagcatcggggagagtatcgcaccctgcggcactccacacaccaaggagtggcgcgacgacagttcccccccaagcgccaccctctgtccccgaccagagagaaacgagcgcagccattgaaggactgtgccctggatccctacgttggcgaggcggtggtccaggagtttgtgatcgaccatgtcgaaggctgttgacaggtctaaaagaatcagcagccccgacccacctTGATCTAGCTGCctatggagatcatctgttagggagACCAGAgtcgtctcggtcccatgaccagagcAGAAGCCGGATGGAATGGATCCTTTGGTGATGTTAATCAAGGAGTTTTCAAAACTGCTTTTATGGTTGCATTGTTCTTATTTATTGGTTTTATTATTCTAAATTACACATCACCTTTGGAATCTTCCACTGTAGTTTATACATTCACAAAAAATGCCCCCCTTTGACTCACATTTCCCCCACAGCTATTGCATGCTGAGTCAATGTTTTCTTCAAGACATCTATCTCAGCTATGATGGTAAATTATTTCCTAGTCACTGCCAGCTTAGGCCCCATATATTAATGTTTGGACTTTTTGCCCTGATGTGGATGTGACCCATGCATAAATTATCTATGTCTCCCAGTTGGACTGGGGAAAAGTTTCTTCAAATCATacaaaacacatataaaacacttttttgttttgttgtttttctgtgcTTTCTACAGGAGGAAACACTTTGCACATATGGATAATCAAACCCACATCACTGAGTTCATCCTCTTAGGCTTCTCCAGTGATCCAAAGCTCGAGATCTTACTCTTTGCAATCTTCCTGTTGATTTATTTGATAACTCTGTCTGGCAACCTAGCCATCATTTTGGCTATAAGAATGGATGCTAATCTTCACACTCCCATGTATGTCTTCCTTTCTCATTTGGCTTCCCTTGATATTGCTTTTTCTTCTGTTACAGTTCCTAAAATGTTAGAAGACTTCCTTTCAGCCAGAAAAGCAATCACCGTTGATTGTTGTTTTACCCAGGTCTTCTTTGTCATGGCACTTTCAGTGGGAGAGGGTCTCCTCCTCTCTGTGATGGCGTATGATCGGTACACAGCCATCTGTCACCCCTTGCATTATAATGTGATGATGAGCAAACGGGTCTGTTCGCAGCTGGTGTGCAGTGCGTTGCTCACTGGCTTTCTCTATGCTCTACTGAACACCCTTCTGCTAACAACTCTGCGCTTCTGCAGGGCCAATGTAATCCATCACTTCAGCTGTGAAGCCCCACAACTGTTCAAACTTTCCTGTAGCAGCACTTTTGCAAACCAAATGGTGATTTTCACCCTTGGTTCATTTTTAGGGATGGGGGCTCTCTTCATCACACTGGCTTCCTATATTCACATCATCTCTGCTGTCTTGAGGATACGCTCCATCGAAgggaaacacaaggctttttccACTTGCACATCTCATGTGACAGTTGTTGTGCTATACTATGGAACAATTTTCTTCAGGTACTTGAAGCCAACCTCAAAGAACTCTCAGGATCAGGAAATGGCTCCCTCTGTCATTTACTTTATTATGATACCCATGTT comes from Podarcis raffonei isolate rPodRaf1 chromosome 13, rPodRaf1.pri, whole genome shotgun sequence and encodes:
- the LOC128400395 gene encoding olfactory receptor 1019-like, with protein sequence MDNQTHITEFILLGFSSDPKLEILLFAIFLLIYLITLSGNLAIILAIRMDANLHTPMYVFLSHLASLDIAFSSVTVPKMLEDFLSARKAITVDCCFTQVFFVMALSVGEGLLLSVMAYDRYTAICHPLHYNVMMSKRVCSQLVCSALLTGFLYALLNTLLLTTLRFCRANVIHHFSCEAPQLFKLSCSSTFANQMVIFTLGSFLGMGALFITLASYIHIISAVLRIRSIEGKHKAFSTCTSHVTVVVLYYGTIFFRYLKPTSKNSQDQEMAPSVIYFIMIPMLNPIIYSLRNQEVKRALHNMACRKFNK